The following are from one region of the Salvia splendens isolate huo1 chromosome 2, SspV2, whole genome shotgun sequence genome:
- the LOC121777596 gene encoding B3 domain-containing protein Os03g0212300-like, with protein MDASVFNSLLCINVAEEGVYGDSEHSDAPDVETSDDYVPSDTDGGDSSDEEEYVPDPGVLADDGCPTFTVTLDSTNISRSLEIPMAFWRRHIRMISLQDPVYFNVNGDSWFIVLDHSDTKIWVKRGWRRFKIANNIVVGTRCHFKLIDRIDVQFYVWFDRP; from the coding sequence ATGGATGCGTCTGTATTTAATTCATTGCTATGCATTAACGTGGCAGAGGAAGGTGTATACGGCGACTCAGAACACAGTGATGCTCCGGACGTGGAAACGTCCGACGACTATGTGCCCTCGGACACGGATGGGGGCGACTCCTCGGATGAGGAAGAGTATGTGCCGGACCCCGGGGTTTTAGCTGATGATGGTTGCCCGACTTTCACTGTAACTTTGGACAGCACAAACATTTCCCGTTCTCTAGAGATTCCGATGGCGTTTTGGCGTCGCCACATTCGGATGATATCACTTCAAGATCCGGTTTACTTCAACGTGAACGGAGACTCGTGGTTCATTGTTCTGGACCACAGTGACACCAAGATTTGGGTTAAACGTGGATGGCGGCGTTTCAAAATTGCCAACAACATCGTTGTTGGTACGCGCTGCCACTTCAAGCTCATTGATCGGATTGACGTCCAGTTTTATGTATGGTTTGATCGACCGTAA
- the LOC121777605 gene encoding receptor-like protein 9DC3, with translation MLASCNLHKFPNLQNHPSLDTLDLSHNELEGEIPSWLWRVGNAVPFLGSVSQQTHSSPTALLNPALSFLDLHSNLLSGEIPMPPLSAGYVDFSNNGFSSINPDIGNTLKEVSSFSAADNKLVGRIPPSLWDATGLQVLNLSRNALSGHIPSAVGNMSGLQSLDLSFNALDGEIPGELARLTSLSFLNVSYNHLVGKIPLKKFPESSYVGNEGLCGLPLNVSCDGRGRGMYHVLLE, from the coding sequence ATGCTAGCATCTTGCAACCTCCACAAGTTCCCGAATCTGCAAAACCATCCATCTCTGGATACGCTTGATCTCTCGCACAACGAGTTAGAAGGCGAGATCCCTAGCTGGCTGTGGAGAGTTGGCAATGCTGTTCCGTTTCTTGGATCTGTCTCACAACAGACTCACTCATCTCCAACAGCCTTACTCAATCCTGCACTGAGTTTCCTTGATCTGCATTCCAACCTTCTCAGTGGAGAGATTCCAATGCCACCGCTCTCAGCTGGATACGTGGATTTCTCGAACAATGGCTTCTCATCTATTAACCCAGACATCGGGAACACCCTTAAAGAAGTCTCGTCTTTCTCTGCAGCAGACAATAAGCTGGTGGGAAGGATCCCGCCTTCGCTCTGGGATGCCACCGGGCTTCAAGTGCTCAACTTATCGCGCAATGCTCTGTCTGGCCATATCCCATCTGCGGTCGGGAATATGTCCGGGCTGCAATCGTTAGACCTCTCGTTCAACGCCCTGGATGGGGAGATTCCCGGGGAGCTTGCAAGACTCACAAGCCTTTCATTCTTGAATGTGTCATACAATCATCTTGTCGGGAAGATACCCCTGAAGAAGTTTCCAGAAAGTTCTTACGTTGGAAACGAGGGGCTGTGCGGGTTGCCTCTAAACGTATCTTGCGACGGGCGTGGCAGAGGGATGTACCATGTCTTGTTGGAGTAA